In Leptospira harrisiae, one genomic interval encodes:
- a CDS encoding peptidase MA family protein, protein MVRKLIVSFLFLLTIVIYADGERLQVPLKRGQGSDVLYFDFGETAPTSFFAVERLQEPKLEDLKLGFLDPAPGYYNGPDGGEVYQWAKNHYQWKRADGSIFTEWANGTFKLDFPIGNGFTSAPASCNGCLPTLVWNYPDLTKITKYWISNRKEYDYIYQKPLNFENYLLVDETKYGKPKLEFGNYVFYGSDKWKEYLRVFGDNFKMKSFLQYVKSEFQLENRGKIPVLLFDKYEEIKEYIGADIPGGSEEGGFGGRDSITLCCGEKMPQATGVLEFDSDALRRVHFGTFYHEAVHNLEQISCLKIQTETGKFPQTDILDPWFEEGLANYVEAKFYERKQFYIYNDAEKLIRENKVPKTFKALLDAKFKDLLPYSIGPLLIKHIHETYGKEAIISYQKETCVGVSPLLALQNATGVSPDQILKDSLSSFEKDKDSVLRNGKKFQLAGFTTMNSKFPNEYKNFLDKGFSLPESALDIKTYTDLPSLQKIFPASVETYSGKLEGDFLGPGSSYFYLWKKGNYRWYGDSFEANVFPGNQILFRGSGFTLIEWEDGKKQYISPKGDSVIFFNLESKSYLDANGKQVTP, encoded by the coding sequence ATGGTTCGCAAATTAATTGTATCTTTTCTTTTTCTCCTAACAATCGTTATCTATGCTGATGGGGAACGTTTACAAGTTCCACTCAAAAGAGGTCAAGGCTCGGATGTATTGTACTTTGACTTTGGTGAAACGGCTCCTACCTCTTTTTTCGCAGTCGAAAGACTCCAAGAACCAAAATTAGAAGATTTAAAACTAGGTTTTTTAGATCCAGCGCCTGGATACTACAATGGGCCAGACGGTGGAGAAGTATACCAATGGGCCAAAAACCATTACCAATGGAAACGTGCCGATGGGAGTATTTTTACGGAATGGGCCAATGGAACATTCAAATTGGATTTTCCTATTGGTAATGGTTTTACTTCTGCACCAGCATCATGTAATGGATGTTTGCCGACTCTTGTTTGGAACTATCCTGATTTAACTAAAATCACAAAATATTGGATTTCAAATCGAAAGGAATACGATTATATTTACCAAAAACCACTTAACTTTGAAAATTACCTACTTGTTGATGAAACAAAATATGGGAAACCCAAATTAGAATTTGGAAATTATGTGTTTTATGGATCAGACAAATGGAAGGAATACTTGCGTGTTTTTGGTGATAATTTTAAAATGAAATCATTTTTACAATATGTAAAATCAGAATTTCAATTGGAAAATCGAGGGAAAATTCCTGTTTTGTTATTCGACAAATATGAGGAGATTAAAGAATACATAGGTGCCGATATTCCTGGTGGGTCCGAAGAAGGTGGGTTTGGAGGCAGGGATTCTATCACTTTATGTTGTGGGGAAAAAATGCCACAGGCCACAGGGGTTTTGGAGTTTGATTCGGATGCACTCAGGCGCGTTCATTTTGGGACTTTTTACCATGAGGCAGTTCACAACTTAGAACAAATCTCTTGTCTAAAAATCCAAACAGAAACAGGCAAATTTCCACAAACCGATATTTTAGATCCTTGGTTTGAAGAGGGACTTGCCAACTATGTGGAGGCAAAATTTTACGAACGAAAACAATTCTATATTTATAATGATGCGGAAAAGTTAATTCGAGAAAACAAAGTTCCCAAAACATTCAAAGCATTGTTAGATGCTAAATTTAAAGATTTACTTCCTTATTCTATTGGACCACTCCTCATTAAACACATCCATGAAACTTACGGAAAGGAAGCTATCATCTCTTACCAAAAGGAGACATGTGTAGGAGTATCGCCACTCCTTGCTTTACAAAACGCTACTGGTGTTTCTCCCGACCAAATTTTAAAAGATAGTTTGTCTTCCTTTGAAAAAGACAAGGATTCTGTCCTTCGGAATGGAAAAAAATTTCAGTTAGCAGGTTTTACTACCATGAACTCGAAGTTTCCCAATGAATATAAAAACTTTTTAGACAAAGGGTTTAGTTTACCTGAATCGGCATTGGATATCAAAACGTATACAGACCTACCTAGCTTACAAAAAATCTTTCCTGCTTCTGTGGAAACGTATTCAGGTAAATTAGAAGGTGATTTTCTTGGTCCTGGATCTAGTTATTTTTATCTCTGGAAAAAAGGAAACTACCGCTGGTATGGAGATTCCTTTGAGGCAAATGTTTTTCCTGGAAACCAAATCCTGTTTCGAGGATCCGGTTTTACACTCATTGAATGGGAAGATGGGAAAAAACAATACATATCACCGAAAGGAGATTCGGTGATATTTTTTAATTTGGAATCAAAATCCTATTTGGACGCAAATGGAAAACAGGTCACTCCCTAG
- the ilvN gene encoding acetolactate synthase small subunit has translation MKHTLSILVNNHPGVMSHVSGLFTRRGYNIDSIAVGVTDNADVSSMTIVLNGDDFIVGQVKNQLLKLPDVLKVQDMAYASSVQRELVLISFSITEANRSEALTICNGFDVKILEMTEDSLLIEFSGNSRQVSNIISVLKPFGIREISRTGQIAIAYRNQNSV, from the coding sequence ATGAAACACACTCTAAGTATTTTAGTAAATAACCATCCAGGTGTCATGAGCCATGTTTCTGGACTTTTCACCCGTCGCGGATACAATATTGATTCCATTGCAGTTGGTGTGACGGACAATGCGGATGTATCTTCTATGACGATTGTTCTGAATGGAGATGACTTTATCGTTGGTCAGGTAAAAAACCAGCTCCTCAAATTACCTGATGTTTTGAAAGTTCAAGATATGGCTTATGCTAGTTCTGTTCAAAGAGAACTTGTTCTAATTTCTTTTTCGATTACAGAAGCCAACCGAAGTGAGGCTCTTACCATTTGTAATGGATTTGATGTCAAAATTTTAGAAATGACGGAAGACTCACTTCTGATTGAATTTTCCGGAAATTCTAGGCAGGTGAGTAACATCATCTCCGTCCTGAAACCATTCGGAATTCGGGAAATTTCGCGCACTGGCCAAATTGCCATCGCCTATCGAAACCAAAACTCCGTTTAG
- the ilvB gene encoding biosynthetic-type acetolactate synthase large subunit gives MSSTTEAITGGRLMVELLEEAGVEIVFGYPGGAILPFYDELYHSKKIKHILVRHEQGAVHMAEGYARSTGKLGVCIATSGPGATNLITGLTDAKLDSVPILAITGQVATDAIGTDAFQEADIFGITIPITKYNALIKKADDLSRHFEEAIKIAMGGRPGPVLLDFPKDVQLEKTSVRKASSLKIAPHHYERPKVKGDPQEFAEALNAAKRPLLYVGGGAINSFASAEIKALAEKANAPVTTTLMGLGAFPGTHPLSVGMLGMHGTAYANKAVLECDYILNLGARFDDRVAKYQDFAPNAVRAHVDIDAAEFNKRINVDYILHGDLKDAIREILPFVKGGDRTSWIDNIQSLKKNHPLDFDNSGDSIKPQDFLQRVYAKTKGEAIVSTDVGQHQMWAAQYYLFDKPNTWLTSGGLGTMGYGLPAAIGAKFGNPDKMVICVTGDGSFQMCIQELATIAQSKLGVKILLFNNNFLGMVRQWQELFYEERFSESQWTYNPNFVKLADAYGIPAMRIEHKSEIDKGVEFFLKDNGSALIEVMIPAEEKVFPMIPAGKSQQDLIEFKDLGKMKK, from the coding sequence ATGTCATCTACAACCGAAGCAATTACTGGCGGCCGACTGATGGTCGAATTATTGGAAGAAGCGGGTGTGGAGATCGTCTTCGGATACCCTGGTGGTGCCATCCTCCCTTTCTACGACGAACTCTATCATAGTAAAAAAATCAAACATATCCTTGTCCGACATGAACAAGGTGCCGTTCATATGGCTGAAGGTTATGCTCGTTCTACTGGTAAGTTAGGTGTTTGTATTGCTACTTCCGGTCCAGGTGCTACCAATTTAATCACTGGGCTTACCGATGCCAAATTGGATTCAGTTCCCATCTTAGCGATTACTGGTCAAGTTGCCACAGATGCCATTGGAACTGATGCCTTCCAAGAAGCAGATATTTTCGGAATTACCATTCCAATTACTAAATACAATGCACTCATCAAAAAGGCAGATGATCTTTCTCGTCATTTTGAAGAAGCCATCAAAATTGCGATGGGTGGAAGACCAGGTCCTGTGCTTTTGGATTTTCCCAAAGACGTACAGTTGGAAAAAACATCTGTCAGAAAAGCGTCCTCGTTAAAAATTGCACCTCACCATTATGAAAGACCAAAGGTCAAAGGGGATCCGCAAGAATTTGCAGAAGCTTTGAACGCAGCCAAACGCCCGTTACTCTATGTAGGTGGTGGTGCGATCAATTCCTTTGCTTCTGCAGAAATTAAAGCATTGGCTGAAAAAGCAAATGCTCCAGTGACAACAACTCTTATGGGACTTGGTGCATTTCCTGGAACTCATCCACTTTCTGTAGGAATGCTTGGAATGCATGGAACTGCTTATGCCAACAAAGCAGTGTTAGAGTGTGATTATATATTGAATTTAGGTGCCAGGTTTGATGACCGTGTAGCAAAATACCAAGACTTTGCCCCGAATGCAGTTCGTGCTCATGTGGATATTGATGCCGCTGAGTTTAACAAAAGAATCAATGTCGATTATATCCTACATGGAGATCTAAAGGATGCCATCCGGGAAATCCTTCCTTTTGTCAAAGGTGGAGACCGAACTTCTTGGATCGATAATATTCAGTCCTTAAAGAAAAATCATCCACTTGATTTTGATAACAGTGGAGACAGTATCAAACCACAGGACTTCTTACAAAGGGTTTATGCCAAAACAAAAGGTGAGGCTATTGTATCCACAGATGTGGGCCAACACCAAATGTGGGCCGCACAGTATTATTTATTTGATAAACCAAACACTTGGTTAACCTCTGGAGGACTTGGGACTATGGGGTATGGACTACCTGCTGCCATTGGCGCTAAGTTTGGAAATCCTGATAAAATGGTTATCTGTGTTACAGGCGATGGTTCTTTTCAAATGTGTATTCAGGAGTTGGCAACAATCGCACAATCAAAGTTAGGTGTAAAAATTTTACTTTTTAATAATAACTTTCTTGGAATGGTTCGCCAATGGCAGGAACTATTTTATGAAGAAAGATTCAGTGAATCACAATGGACTTACAATCCTAACTTTGTCAAACTCGCTGACGCTTATGGAATTCCAGCCATGCGAATCGAACACAAATCTGAAATTGATAAAGGTGTGGAATTCTTCTTAAAAGACAATGGATCGGCTCTGATTGAAGTGATGATCCCTGCAGAAGAAAAAGTTTTTCCAATGATCCCTGCCGGAAAATCACAACAAGACTTAATTGAATTCAAAGACTTGGGGAAAATGAAAAAATGA
- a CDS encoding tetratricopeptide repeat protein encodes MENTDIEKPQEDEKFTKIKALAKEAYRFLDQGRFKEAKERLDILLDEDPSNTYGLVGLGDYYAKTKQPEQAIQYYRKCLAGDTTNKFSLMGLMNAYRDLNSLKRIIEVAEEFHHITITDASILSRVADAHRKLKNFKESEVYYMEALQINPSDQYVIVGLGHLYFACQRYVDAIQWWEKLLSSQPNNIKILTEIGNSYRKIKDFDKAILYYDRAKELDPKNFFALYGLAESYRGKKDFKTAITYWEKILESDPDNKLIINRYADSLRGLGNYDKALECFNKILASGDDYFALLGKAAALRLIGDLEKAEEIYLGLLSKSPSDPRPALELSDLWDIMGKKTQAVKLLEDLAKKNPSNEAIRERIEYLKD; translated from the coding sequence ATGGAAAATACAGATATTGAAAAGCCACAAGAAGATGAAAAGTTCACAAAAATCAAAGCCCTTGCAAAAGAGGCGTATCGTTTTCTTGATCAAGGACGTTTCAAAGAAGCCAAAGAGCGATTAGACATATTACTTGATGAAGATCCTTCCAATACTTACGGTCTCGTCGGTCTTGGTGATTATTACGCAAAAACCAAACAACCAGAACAAGCCATCCAATACTATCGTAAGTGTTTGGCAGGTGATACAACAAATAAGTTCTCTCTTATGGGGCTAATGAATGCCTATAGAGATTTGAACAGCCTTAAAAGAATTATAGAAGTTGCAGAAGAATTTCATCACATAACAATCACAGATGCAAGTATTCTTTCACGAGTCGCAGATGCCCATCGTAAATTAAAAAACTTCAAAGAATCTGAAGTGTATTATATGGAAGCACTTCAAATCAATCCAAGCGACCAGTATGTAATTGTGGGACTTGGGCATTTATACTTTGCATGCCAAAGATACGTGGATGCCATACAATGGTGGGAAAAATTACTTTCTAGCCAACCAAACAATATCAAGATCCTTACTGAAATTGGAAATAGTTATCGTAAAATTAAAGATTTCGATAAAGCCATTCTCTATTATGACCGTGCCAAAGAACTTGATCCCAAAAACTTTTTTGCACTCTACGGCCTTGCCGAGTCCTATCGTGGTAAAAAAGATTTTAAAACCGCTATCACTTACTGGGAAAAAATTCTCGAATCCGATCCTGATAACAAACTCATCATCAACCGTTACGCTGATTCCCTTAGAGGACTTGGTAATTATGACAAAGCATTAGAATGTTTTAACAAAATTCTTGCGAGTGGCGACGATTATTTTGCCCTTCTTGGAAAAGCAGCCGCATTACGTCTGATTGGTGACCTGGAAAAAGCCGAAGAAATTTATTTGGGACTTCTTTCTAAATCCCCGAGTGATCCAAGACCCGCACTGGAATTATCTGACCTTTGGGACATTATGGGTAAAAAAACACAAGCAGTGAAACTATTGGAAGATTTAGCGAAGAAAAATCCTTCTAACGAAGCCATTCGTGAAAGGATTGAATATTTAAAAGATTAG
- a CDS encoding P83/100 family protein, with the protein MRISRSIIICLTFVSLSLTAQSKAPLGESEIKGSKKIEFINRSLRKASDEIIQENTEIGRKLAETLAKENTAAVDGVKIQRVLPGADGKLGADILYLSETQSFDHVNSIARIIASYVEKSFQYKVGNAETLAQYILYYNATHRKDSKFFTKKYTEGVIAATSSDKLGIDTVYKNWPGKTQIIIPIEGNILKDSGKDLTTDELEKDVNKMVKDKEKDPATKQKMEDEAKKMDKLQTDKIKEEKQVLQDKKQEVTNEQKDLQDKKDALKKKEQETVASLNELKKDPVKNKTEIEKKTEEVKQIQQEKKDTEKKQEAVEAKKEELSKKEEQIAKKEEARTGTTSGDTAKKDDTVQKAEAKVEELKTELTQAKEELKKKEEQSDNVVNNKILFMKFIKYDTDGHYSNELWAIDPAKDDALYKSSYNNICSKEFKEIANQGVLVLGYDGVKVENRKHKLVLLDPDKLGVKKTSESADIFWRTPMINREDKIYVIEKVKDKYHVSRFKSDLTFEKRTEEAVEENSELTFFGDKIYVTGKPKEGDKTTIKVFKKEDLSLLKTIAP; encoded by the coding sequence ATGAGAATTTCTCGTTCCATCATCATTTGCCTAACTTTCGTCAGTCTTTCTCTGACAGCCCAATCCAAAGCCCCACTCGGAGAGTCCGAAATTAAGGGTTCTAAAAAAATCGAATTCATCAACCGTTCCTTACGTAAGGCCTCTGATGAGATCATCCAAGAAAATACCGAAATCGGTCGCAAACTCGCCGAAACCTTAGCCAAAGAAAATACAGCCGCTGTGGATGGAGTGAAAATCCAAAGAGTGCTTCCTGGTGCTGATGGAAAATTGGGTGCTGATATTCTTTATCTTTCAGAGACACAAAGTTTTGACCATGTCAATTCCATAGCTCGGATCATTGCATCCTATGTGGAAAAATCTTTCCAATATAAAGTGGGAAATGCTGAGACCTTGGCACAGTACATTCTTTATTACAATGCAACACATAGAAAAGATTCTAAGTTTTTTACCAAAAAATATACCGAAGGTGTGATTGCCGCTACTTCCTCAGACAAATTAGGAATTGATACAGTTTATAAAAATTGGCCAGGCAAAACCCAAATCATCATTCCTATCGAGGGGAATATTTTAAAGGATAGTGGGAAAGATCTCACAACGGATGAATTAGAAAAAGACGTAAATAAAATGGTGAAGGACAAAGAAAAAGATCCTGCCACCAAACAGAAGATGGAAGACGAAGCCAAAAAAATGGACAAGTTGCAAACCGATAAAATCAAAGAAGAAAAACAGGTTTTGCAAGATAAAAAACAAGAAGTAACAAACGAACAAAAAGACCTCCAAGATAAAAAAGATGCTCTGAAGAAAAAAGAACAAGAAACTGTTGCGAGCCTCAATGAGTTAAAAAAAGACCCTGTTAAAAACAAAACAGAGATCGAAAAGAAAACCGAAGAAGTCAAACAAATCCAACAAGAAAAAAAAGACACTGAGAAGAAACAAGAAGCTGTAGAAGCCAAAAAAGAAGAACTCAGTAAAAAAGAAGAACAAATCGCAAAAAAAGAAGAAGCAAGAACCGGAACCACATCAGGCGACACCGCAAAAAAAGATGATACCGTTCAAAAAGCAGAAGCGAAAGTAGAAGAGTTAAAAACGGAACTAACGCAAGCTAAAGAAGAACTGAAGAAAAAAGAAGAACAAAGTGACAATGTTGTGAACAACAAAATTCTTTTTATGAAGTTTATCAAATATGATACAGATGGTCACTATTCGAATGAACTTTGGGCCATCGATCCTGCAAAAGATGACGCTCTTTATAAAAGTTCCTATAACAATATTTGTTCCAAGGAATTTAAAGAAATCGCCAACCAAGGGGTTCTTGTTCTTGGTTATGACGGAGTAAAAGTAGAGAATAGAAAACACAAACTAGTGTTACTTGATCCAGACAAACTCGGTGTGAAAAAAACAAGTGAGTCTGCAGATATTTTTTGGAGAACTCCGATGATCAATCGGGAAGATAAAATCTACGTGATTGAAAAGGTAAAAGACAAATACCATGTTTCTCGTTTTAAATCTGATTTAACGTTTGAGAAAAGAACAGAAGAAGCAGTGGAAGAAAACTCGGAACTTACTTTTTTTGGGGACAAAATTTATGTAACCGGCAAACCAAAAGAAGGCGATAAAACAACGATTAAGGTATTTAAAAAAGAAGATTTAAGCCTGCTTAAAACCATCGCTCCGTAA
- the serC gene encoding 3-phosphoserine/phosphohydroxythreonine transaminase: MPTFTHRVFNFNAGPAMLPTEVMEEAKSEFLNYKGTGMSVMEMSHRGNVFQNILDESLSDLRELLELPSRYAVVYFPGGATLQFSAIPFNYLKSGDSADFAVTGVWAKKAFEEAKKFYPNVKSIFNGADSQYMELPTITDEILNEGAKYVYITSNNTIYGTRYKSFPKLKKAPLFADMTSELLSRKLPIEDFSVIFAGAQKNIGPSGLTLVIYDKEKLPTLDHPIPNLMNYALMEKNGSLYNTPPTYSIYIAGLVFKYLKRMGGLAVMEAINERKAKKLYDTLDASSLFYAPVPEAFRSAMNVTFRSHNNSLDSKFLTLAEEQGFAGLKGYREAGGFRASIYNAMPEEGVDALISFIKEFERTHG; encoded by the coding sequence ATGCCTACATTTACGCACAGAGTCTTCAATTTTAATGCCGGCCCTGCCATGTTGCCCACAGAAGTCATGGAGGAAGCGAAGAGTGAGTTCCTAAATTACAAGGGAACGGGAATGTCCGTTATGGAAATGAGCCATAGAGGGAATGTTTTCCAAAATATATTGGACGAATCTCTCAGCGACCTTAGGGAATTACTGGAACTGCCATCCCGTTATGCGGTGGTATATTTCCCGGGCGGAGCCACTTTACAATTTTCTGCAATTCCATTTAATTATTTAAAGTCCGGAGACTCAGCTGATTTTGCAGTCACAGGGGTTTGGGCCAAAAAGGCTTTCGAAGAAGCAAAGAAGTTTTACCCGAATGTAAAATCAATTTTTAATGGGGCCGATTCTCAATATATGGAACTTCCCACCATCACAGACGAGATTCTGAATGAAGGTGCCAAATATGTTTATATCACTTCCAACAATACAATTTATGGAACTCGTTATAAATCTTTTCCAAAATTAAAAAAGGCTCCCCTTTTTGCGGATATGACAAGTGAACTTCTTAGTCGAAAACTTCCCATAGAAGATTTTTCTGTCATCTTTGCTGGAGCACAAAAAAATATTGGGCCGTCTGGACTCACTCTTGTCATTTACGACAAAGAAAAATTACCAACGCTTGACCACCCGATTCCGAATCTCATGAACTATGCGCTAATGGAAAAAAATGGATCATTGTACAACACTCCTCCTACTTATTCCATCTACATTGCAGGGCTAGTATTTAAATACTTAAAACGAATGGGTGGTCTTGCTGTTATGGAGGCCATCAACGAAAGAAAGGCCAAAAAACTCTATGATACGCTTGATGCATCTTCTTTATTCTATGCACCAGTTCCAGAAGCCTTTCGTTCGGCGATGAATGTAACGTTCCGAAGCCACAACAATAGTTTGGATTCAAAATTTTTAACTCTTGCCGAAGAACAAGGGTTTGCTGGACTCAAAGGATATCGGGAAGCTGGCGGTTTTCGGGCCAGTATTTATAATGCAATGCCTGAAGAAGGAGTTGATGCCCTGATTTCCTTTATCAAAGAATTTGAAAGAACTCATGGGTAG
- the rpiB gene encoding ribose 5-phosphate isomerase B, with amino-acid sequence MKEKIGIASDHGGFALKEFLRKSLEETYEIVDYGTKSEESVDYPTIIGDACRKVLSGEVPRLIALCGTGIGASIVANRFKGIRAALCHDEFTAEMSKRHNNANVLVLGGRVLGTDLAQRIVKKWIETEFEGGRHQKRLGLIEEQS; translated from the coding sequence ATGAAAGAAAAAATTGGAATTGCCTCTGACCACGGAGGATTTGCTCTCAAAGAATTCCTCAGGAAAAGTCTCGAGGAAACTTACGAAATTGTCGATTACGGTACTAAGAGCGAAGAGTCTGTAGACTACCCCACCATCATTGGAGATGCCTGCCGAAAGGTTCTTTCTGGTGAAGTTCCAAGACTCATCGCCCTTTGCGGAACAGGCATTGGAGCCTCAATTGTCGCCAACCGTTTCAAAGGCATTCGAGCGGCCCTTTGCCATGATGAGTTTACGGCGGAAATGTCCAAACGCCATAACAATGCCAATGTTTTGGTTTTAGGGGGAAGGGTTCTCGGAACAGATTTAGCACAGAGAATCGTAAAAAAATGGATAGAAACAGAATTCGAAGGTGGACGGCACCAGAAACGATTGGGTCTGATCGAAGAACAGTCGTAA
- a CDS encoding LamG-like jellyroll fold domain-containing protein, whose protein sequence is MVQNSEPGKKNFLKPKENTPKHGELFFDFEGEVREPQITEAGYPFKSKSISVVSSSYLTDDQTYFFGKRSAYFSGRRNQIHLSVSGNSLFGTHPDPFTISIPVRLGEQGAGSVILDRTVYIKGKKYGISLELNEGKPVLQVNNLLQKSDGRTASFILESPVKLKRKTWEVISLYFDTLGHKFTMYQNGIETAEYENRQADTIGFGFPENDSTPLVLGKSFYGNLDGFHIHKGEPEIEYTKFESVRYDDETKIGFMEGNTAISPVLETKYSNSSLTKIHWNIEQPKDTMLELYFRGSNQKFLDSNTNLPWTRIGSLDKGLPNYKFKYYQWKLWFRPDPMGKTVPNVQSLSFEYTEQTPPDVPTRFRLDSNPTQGQPVCFLWNSNHEKEVQNGGGYIIHYGLTPHRMLGSVFVKKDKVGNLNKIDGNEDESSFRNKRFCINEDTLVNNIYIPEGELGADEFRPLADQVDVSRKEKRGLLFQPGLTYYFRISAYNRYLNEWDSKDQRSPLSPAVSFSFPKEVTNNK, encoded by the coding sequence GTGGTTCAAAATTCGGAACCAGGCAAAAAGAACTTTTTAAAACCCAAAGAAAATACACCGAAACATGGGGAACTTTTTTTCGACTTTGAAGGGGAAGTGAGAGAACCTCAAATTACGGAAGCGGGGTATCCTTTTAAATCCAAATCGATCTCTGTTGTTTCCTCTTCCTATTTAACCGATGACCAAACCTATTTTTTTGGAAAAAGGTCAGCTTATTTTTCAGGACGCAGAAACCAAATCCATCTCTCTGTTTCCGGAAATTCTCTTTTTGGAACTCACCCCGATCCTTTTACTATTTCCATTCCCGTTCGGTTGGGTGAACAAGGCGCAGGTTCTGTGATTTTGGATAGGACCGTTTATATAAAAGGGAAAAAATATGGCATCTCACTTGAGTTAAATGAAGGTAAACCAGTATTACAAGTAAACAACCTACTCCAAAAATCAGATGGCCGTACTGCTAGTTTTATTTTAGAATCACCAGTCAAACTCAAACGAAAAACATGGGAAGTGATCTCCTTATATTTTGATACTCTAGGTCATAAATTCACAATGTATCAAAACGGAATCGAAACGGCAGAATATGAAAACAGACAAGCAGATACAATAGGATTTGGTTTTCCTGAAAATGATTCCACTCCGCTAGTACTTGGAAAATCATTTTATGGAAATTTAGATGGGTTTCATATACACAAAGGGGAACCTGAGATAGAATACACTAAATTTGAATCTGTACGTTATGATGATGAAACAAAAATTGGTTTTATGGAAGGTAACACAGCTATCTCTCCTGTTTTAGAAACAAAATATAGCAACTCAAGTTTAACTAAAATCCATTGGAACATAGAACAGCCAAAAGACACGATGTTAGAGCTTTACTTTCGTGGATCCAATCAAAAGTTTTTGGATTCCAACACCAATCTTCCATGGACAAGAATAGGATCACTGGACAAAGGACTTCCAAACTATAAATTCAAATACTACCAATGGAAGTTATGGTTTAGGCCTGATCCAATGGGAAAAACTGTTCCCAATGTTCAATCTCTCTCTTTTGAATATACGGAACAAACTCCTCCAGATGTCCCCACAAGATTTCGATTGGATTCAAATCCAACACAAGGGCAACCAGTTTGTTTTTTATGGAATTCCAATCATGAAAAAGAAGTACAAAACGGTGGCGGTTATATCATTCACTACGGACTCACTCCCCACCGAATGCTTGGTTCTGTTTTTGTCAAAAAAGACAAAGTTGGCAATTTAAATAAAATTGATGGAAATGAAGACGAAAGTAGTTTTAGAAATAAACGTTTTTGTATCAATGAAGATACCCTAGTGAACAATATTTACATTCCAGAAGGAGAATTGGGAGCAGATGAGTTCAGACCTCTTGCTGATCAAGTGGACGTTTCGAGAAAAGAGAAACGTGGACTTCTCTTCCAACCTGGTTTAACGTATTATTTTAGAATTTCAGCTTACAACCGTTATCTGAATGAATGGGATTCAAAAGACCAAAGAAGTCCTCTTTCTCCTGCAGTTTCATTTAGTTTCCCCAAAGAAGTTACGAACAACAAGTAA
- a CDS encoding CopG family transcriptional regulator, producing MAKIDKRFQILLSEEEQILLKNEASRRGISGGELIRMALKNEIIQKSELVRRKALIALAEILD from the coding sequence ATGGCAAAAATTGATAAACGGTTTCAAATCCTACTTTCTGAAGAGGAACAAATTTTATTAAAAAATGAAGCATCCCGAAGAGGAATTTCTGGAGGAGAACTCATTCGGATGGCTTTAAAAAACGAGATCATTCAAAAATCAGAACTTGTAAGAAGAAAAGCTCTCATTGCGCTCGCGGAGATTTTGGATTGA
- a CDS encoding tetratricopeptide repeat protein, translating into MDKTSTYIFKFVCILFLSSQVSWAGGSKKKEETTALRKQIYNLHKVDDETTSIPYLERYLDLSQNELYFKLLYAKALLYRNDLSVPKPDEPAEDRINKAKLIQKNYNLSSKLFQENVLHLEKVRPRDPNLGRWYYLWAFSEWFSDNKEKSIKLFQKAVKLDYRLTESYYNIASLYESLGQWQDASLYWRKFEKAEKELEEED; encoded by the coding sequence ATGGACAAAACTTCTACTTATATTTTTAAATTTGTTTGTATCTTATTTTTATCGTCTCAAGTGTCTTGGGCCGGTGGTAGCAAAAAAAAAGAAGAAACAACTGCACTTAGAAAACAAATTTACAATCTTCACAAAGTAGATGATGAAACTACATCCATTCCATATTTAGAAAGGTATTTAGACTTAAGTCAAAACGAGTTGTATTTTAAGTTACTCTACGCAAAAGCACTTTTGTATAGAAACGATTTGTCTGTGCCAAAGCCGGATGAACCTGCAGAAGACAGAATCAATAAAGCAAAACTCATTCAAAAAAATTATAACCTTTCATCCAAACTTTTCCAAGAGAATGTTTTGCATTTGGAAAAAGTAAGACCTCGTGACCCAAACTTAGGAAGATGGTATTACCTTTGGGCCTTTAGTGAATGGTTTTCAGATAACAAAGAAAAGTCGATTAAGCTTTTTCAAAAGGCAGTGAAGTTGGATTATCGTTTGACCGAATCATATTATAATATTGCATCTCTGTACGAATCTCTAGGGCAGTGGCAAGATGCTAGTTTGTATTGGCGCAAATTTGAAAAGGCCGAAAAAGAATTAGAAGAAGAAGATTGA